The Campylobacter concisus DNA window TTTTCCAAAAAAGATAAGCATTTGATGAGATGCCAGCATTTTTAGCCAACTCAGCACCGAGCACATAATCATCTAAAAACTCATTTGGTGCGAGTATATTTTGCATCTTCATCCTTTTGAAATTTTGTCCATTATAGCTTTTGGAGACTAAAAATTTAGAAAATTTATAGTAGGATTTTAAAAAAATTCAAAAGGAGAAAATATGAAAAAACAAATCTCAACAAAAAAAGCTCCACAAGCGATTGGGCCATATTCTCAAGCTATTAGCGCAAATGGATTTTTGTTTATCTCAGGTCAGCTTGGTGTCACACCAGCGGGTGAGTTTGCAGGTAGCAGCGTAGAAGCTCAAGCTGAGCAATCGCTTGAAAATTTAAAAAATATCTTGGCTGAGGCAGGGCTTACTTTTGATAATGCTGTAAAGACTACAATATTTCTAGCAGATATGGCGGATTTTGTTAAAGTAAATGCTGTATATGCTAAATTTTTTAAAGAGCCTTATCCTGCTAGAAGTACAGTAGCTGTTAAGACCTTGCCAAAAGACGCACTTGTGGAAATAGAGCTTATCGCGGCTTATTAATAGAGATTGTGTAAAAGTTCATATACTTTAATGTTTAATATGATGGAGAGCAAAAACTCTCCAAATTTATATTTCAAAAACTAAACCCTATAAACCTACTAATAAAAATACATACTTTAAAATTTTTAATCGCCAACAATTTTTTCTCAAATTCCCTAATTATTTCAACTATCTTTAAGTA harbors:
- a CDS encoding RidA family protein; translated protein: MKKQISTKKAPQAIGPYSQAISANGFLFISGQLGVTPAGEFAGSSVEAQAEQSLENLKNILAEAGLTFDNAVKTTIFLADMADFVKVNAVYAKFFKEPYPARSTVAVKTLPKDALVEIELIAAY